In Parcubacteria group bacterium, the following are encoded in one genomic region:
- the rpsE gene encoding 30S ribosomal protein S5, with translation MAEKQKNYRTRDKTTGRAGFKREKSEFEQKVIDIRRVTRVVAGGKRFRFRATVVLGDHKGRVGVGVDKGTDTSESIEKAARSAKKNLITVSIKNGTISHETIGRFSSAVVLLKPAKAGRGIIAGGPVRIIASLSGISSISSKILGTTTNKLNNARATIEALRKLKSR, from the coding sequence ATGGCAGAGAAACAAAAAAATTATAGAACTCGAGACAAAACCACCGGTCGTGCAGGTTTTAAGAGAGAAAAATCCGAATTTGAACAAAAGGTTATTGATATTAGAAGAGTTACTCGTGTTGTGGCCGGAGGCAAACGGTTTCGCTTTCGGGCAACCGTAGTTTTGGGTGATCACAAGGGGCGGGTAGGCGTCGGTGTTGATAAAGGGACCGACACTTCCGAATCTATTGAGAAAGCGGCGAGATCGGCCAAGAAAAATTTAATTACGGTTTCAATTAAAAATGGCACCATTTCCCATGAAACAATAGGAAGGTTTTCAAGCGCCGTCGTGCTTTTAAAACCGGCCAAAGCCGGAAGAGGTATTATTGCCGGCGGGCCGGTTAGAATTATCGCGAGTCTTTCGGGGATTAGTAGTATTTCATCAAAGATTCTTGGAACGACTACCAATAAGCTGAATAATGCCAGGGCTACAATAGAGGCGTTAAGGAAACTAAAATCAAGATAA
- the secY gene encoding preprotein translocase subunit SecY, which yields MIEKIVQIFKIKDLRNRILFVLSLLVVFRLMATIPVPGVDVLRLREFFEGNQFFGLLNIFSGGALSNLSIVMLGVGPFITASIIMQLLTMLIPALKELYNEEGEMGRQKFNQYTRYLSVPLAVLQGYGLLVLLKNQQIIASGNSLMFFSSVFVVTAGSIFLMWLGELITEKKVGNGISLMIFAGIVASLPVDLKQTLATFDPSQVPTYLAFILVSIVVIAGVVVVTEGERPIPVAYAKRVRGNRVYGGSMAHLPLRVNQAGVIPIIFALSILLFPQLIAQILSGFNIAWIRELSLLLVGFLNNQAVYGSFYFILVILFTYFYTAVTFDPGQISQNLQKQGGFIPGIRPGGSTAGYLKHILNRVVLIGAIFLGVIAVLPISVQYFTGITTLTVGGTSLLIVVSVVLETMKQVRSQLVMREYESF from the coding sequence ATGATAGAAAAAATCGTACAAATTTTTAAAATAAAAGATTTAAGAAACCGCATACTTTTTGTTTTATCGCTTCTTGTTGTTTTTCGCCTTATGGCTACTATTCCCGTTCCGGGCGTTGATGTTTTGCGTTTGAGGGAATTTTTTGAAGGAAATCAGTTTTTCGGATTGCTCAACATCTTTTCCGGCGGCGCTCTATCCAACCTTTCAATTGTGATGCTCGGCGTTGGTCCCTTTATCACCGCTTCAATTATTATGCAGCTTTTGACTATGCTTATCCCGGCCTTGAAAGAACTATATAATGAAGAAGGAGAAATGGGCCGTCAAAAATTCAATCAATACACGCGATATTTATCCGTTCCTTTGGCCGTTCTTCAGGGTTATGGCCTTCTGGTTCTCTTAAAGAACCAACAAATTATCGCAAGCGGAAATTCTCTTATGTTTTTTTCGTCGGTTTTTGTAGTCACGGCCGGTTCAATATTTTTAATGTGGCTTGGCGAACTTATAACCGAAAAAAAAGTCGGAAACGGCATTTCACTTATGATTTTTGCCGGTATTGTCGCCAGTTTGCCTGTTGATTTAAAGCAGACGTTAGCAACTTTTGATCCTTCACAGGTTCCTACTTATCTTGCTTTTATTTTAGTATCAATTGTTGTTATTGCCGGAGTAGTGGTAGTTACCGAAGGGGAAAGGCCGATTCCGGTGGCTTATGCCAAGAGAGTGCGCGGTAACAGAGTTTATGGCGGCTCTATGGCGCATTTGCCTTTGAGGGTAAATCAAGCCGGCGTTATTCCCATTATTTTTGCCCTTTCAATTTTACTTTTCCCACAGCTAATTGCCCAGATCTTATCGGGTTTTAATATTGCTTGGATAAGAGAGCTATCTCTTCTTCTTGTTGGTTTTCTTAATAACCAGGCGGTTTACGGTTCATTTTATTTTATTTTGGTAATTTTGTTCACTTATTTTTATACTGCCGTTACTTTTGATCCCGGCCAGATTTCTCAAAATCTTCAAAAACAAGGCGGATTTATTCCTGGAATAAGGCCGGGCGGTTCTACTGCCGGATATTTAAAACATATCTTAAATCGGGTAGTTTTAATTGGCGCCATCTTTTTAGGAGTTATCGCGGTCTTGCCTATTTCGGTCCAATATTTTACCGGCATAACGACTTTAACGGTCGGCGGCACTTCGCTTTTAATTGTTGTTTCGGTGGTTCTTGAAACAATGAAGCAGGTTAGGTCGCAGCTTGTAATGAGAGAATATGAAAGTTTTTAA
- the rpsH gene encoding 30S ribosomal protein S8, protein MIMVDPIADMLTRIRNAQKAGHKAVVIPLSGLKFEIAKILKKENYVEDFKKSGKGNKKVLEINLKYPAAISEIKKISKPGLRIYVGAKEIKNVKNGFGISIISTSKGLMTSKEARNSHLGGEILLEVL, encoded by the coding sequence ATCATCATGGTAGATCCAATCGCGGACATGTTAACGAGAATAAGAAACGCTCAAAAAGCCGGACATAAAGCGGTTGTTATTCCTTTATCGGGTTTGAAATTTGAAATTGCCAAAATTTTAAAAAAGGAAAATTATGTGGAAGACTTTAAAAAATCCGGTAAAGGCAACAAGAAAGTTTTAGAAATTAATTTGAAATATCCGGCGGCTATTAGCGAGATAAAAAAAATAAGCAAACCGGGCCTTCGTATTTACGTTGGAGCAAAAGAAATAAAGAATGTTAAAAATGGTTTTGGCATTTCAATTATTTCCACTTCAAAAGGTTTAATGACAAGTAAAGAAGCCAGAAATTCTCATTTGGGCGGAGAAATTTTACTGGAAGTTTTATAA
- the rplC gene encoding 50S ribosomal protein L3 encodes MKFILGKKIGMTQVYKGNNIVPVTLIESGSNFVTQVRTRDKDGYSAVQLGFGGAKKTNKPRLGHLKNLPQLKHLKEFRVDSTELKTGDEIDVSNLNAGEKVTVVAISKGKGFQGVVKRHGFHGGPKSHGQKDRHRAPGSIGASWPQHVIKGMRMAGRTGGDKITVKNVEIVEIDKENNIIALKGAVPGRRGTLVMIKS; translated from the coding sequence ATGAAGTTTATATTAGGAAAAAAAATCGGGATGACTCAAGTTTATAAGGGAAACAACATTGTCCCCGTAACTTTAATAGAAAGCGGGTCTAATTTTGTTACTCAAGTCAGGACAAGAGATAAAGATGGTTATTCAGCTGTTCAATTGGGTTTTGGTGGAGCAAAAAAAACCAATAAACCAAGATTAGGCCATCTTAAAAATCTTCCCCAGTTAAAACATTTGAAAGAATTTAGAGTTGATTCCACCGAACTTAAAACAGGTGATGAAATAGATGTCTCTAATTTAAATGCCGGAGAGAAAGTAACGGTAGTAGCAATTTCAAAAGGCAAGGGATTTCAGGGTGTTGTTAAAAGGCATGGATTTCATGGCGGGCCAAAAAGCCACGGTCAAAAAGACCGCCATCGCGCTCCCGGCTCTATTGGCGCATCGTGGCCCCAGCATGTCATAAAGGGAATGAGAATGGCGGGCCGGACGGGCGGCGATAAAATAACCGTTAAAAATGTGGAAATTGTTGAAATTGATAAAGAAAATAATATTATTGCTCTTAAGGGGGCGGTGCCGGGAAGGCGGGGGACTTTAGTTATGATAAAAAGTTAA
- the rpsC gene encoding 30S ribosomal protein S3 yields the protein MGNKIHPLNFRLGIIQNWQSRWLNKKYLRYFLEEDLRIRESLSKQYNRLGLGIVEIERSGDNISVILNTAKPGIIIGRGGTGLTDLKKKLEAIVKKLRDKKHYGTGKWDLKLLVNEIKKPESEAKVVAQNIANDLERRMPFRRVIKSALEKMMAQKDVMGAKILLNGRLDGNEMARREWLAKGKVPLQTLRANIDYAFDEALTVYGKIGVKVWVYKGEVFSTESGSARGGERH from the coding sequence ATGGGAAACAAAATTCATCCATTAAATTTTAGGCTCGGAATAATCCAAAACTGGCAGTCAAGATGGTTAAATAAAAAATATCTTCGTTACTTTCTTGAAGAAGATCTTAGAATTCGCGAATCTTTATCAAAACAGTATAACCGATTGGGCCTGGGGATTGTAGAAATAGAAAGATCCGGCGACAACATCTCGGTAATTTTAAATACGGCTAAACCCGGTATTATTATCGGAAGAGGCGGAACCGGCCTGACAGATTTGAAGAAGAAGCTGGAAGCAATAGTAAAAAAACTACGCGATAAAAAACACTACGGCACGGGAAAATGGGATCTAAAGCTTTTGGTCAATGAAATAAAAAAACCGGAAAGCGAAGCAAAAGTTGTCGCGCAGAATATAGCCAATGATCTTGAAAGGCGGATGCCTTTCCGCCGGGTGATTAAAAGCGCCTTAGAAAAGATGATGGCGCAAAAAGACGTTATGGGAGCAAAAATTCTTTTAAATGGCCGGCTTGATGGAAATGAAATGGCGCGCCGTGAATGGCTGGCTAAAGGGAAGGTTCCTCTTCAAACATTAAGGGCAAACATTGACTATGCTTTTGACGAGGCTCTTACCGTTTACGGGAAAATCGGCGTTAAAGTCTGGGTTTACAAAGGCGAAGTGTTTTCCACCGAAAGCGGATCCGCCCGTGGCGGAGAAAGACACTAA
- the rpsQ gene encoding 30S ribosomal protein S17: protein MAKIFKGIIISDKMNKTVVVKVSDYKKHPRYGKFYKSDKKYKAHDETGEFHVGDKVVIKETRPISKDKHFVVLKKL from the coding sequence ATGGCAAAAATATTTAAAGGAATAATTATTTCTGACAAAATGAACAAGACAGTAGTCGTTAAAGTTAGTGACTACAAGAAACATCCGCGATACGGTAAGTTCTACAAGTCCGATAAAAAATACAAAGCTCATGATGAGACAGGAGAGTTTCATGTCGGCGATAAGGTTGTCATTAAAGAAACTAGGCCGATTTCAAAAGATAAGCATTTTGTAGTTTTAAAAAAATTGTAA
- the rplB gene encoding 50S ribosomal protein L2, which yields MGIKIYKPTSEGKRGMTGVDFSVLTETEPEKSLTLGKSKTSARNNRGRITVRHQGGGHKKLYRMLDFKQDKYNIPARVASIEYDPYRTAFISLVIYKDGEKRYILAPRDINVNDTIITSENAPLKIGNRLMLKNIPVGIFVHNAELFPGKGGQIGRSAGNAIQVMAQEGDYTHLLLPSTEIRRVPNTGYASIGALSNSEWNTITIGKAGRSRWLGVRPTVRASAMNPRDHKYGGGEGRALRGTKRPKTKWGKITGGRKTRKKNRQSNKFIVSKRKR from the coding sequence ATGGGAATAAAAATTTACAAACCAACATCAGAAGGAAAGCGCGGCATGACCGGCGTTGATTTTTCCGTTTTAACGGAAACTGAACCGGAAAAAAGTTTAACTTTGGGGAAATCAAAAACTTCGGCTCGCAACAATCGCGGACGAATTACCGTGCGGCATCAGGGCGGCGGGCACAAAAAACTTTACCGTATGCTGGATTTTAAACAGGATAAGTATAATATTCCGGCTCGGGTTGCTTCAATTGAATACGACCCTTATCGTACGGCCTTTATCTCTCTTGTCATTTACAAAGACGGTGAAAAAAGGTATATTTTAGCGCCGCGGGATATTAATGTTAACGATACGATTATTACCTCGGAAAACGCTCCTCTTAAAATTGGCAATCGCTTAATGCTTAAAAATATTCCGGTCGGCATTTTTGTTCATAATGCAGAGCTTTTTCCCGGCAAAGGAGGCCAAATCGGCCGATCAGCCGGAAATGCAATTCAGGTAATGGCGCAGGAGGGCGATTATACTCACTTGCTTTTGCCTTCTACGGAAATAAGAAGAGTTCCTAACACCGGGTATGCCTCAATCGGCGCGCTTTCAAACAGCGAGTGGAACACAATCACAATTGGCAAGGCCGGCCGTTCCCGCTGGCTTGGCGTTAGGCCGACGGTAAGAGCTTCGGCGATGAATCCTCGCGACCATAAATACGGCGGAGGCGAAGGGCGTGCTTTAAGGGGCACGAAACGGCCAAAAACGAAATGGGGCAAGATTACCGGCGGAAGGAAAACCAGAAAGAAAAACAGGCAGTCAAATAAATTTATTGTAAGTAAAAGGAAAAGATAA
- the rplE gene encoding 50S ribosomal protein L5 — protein MKQTENKNKIILFLKKELNAKNPMALPRVEKVIINIGLGRALKDEKFLEVVMRDLALITGQKPKSTLAKKSIANFKTRKGMVIGAMVTLRGPKMYDFMSRLVNMALPRTHDFRGINAKSLDTKGNLTIGVKEHIVFPEISGEEVRNIFGFEITIAVKAKNKEEALALYKAIGFPIKT, from the coding sequence ATGAAACAAACAGAAAATAAAAATAAAATAATTCTGTTTCTGAAAAAAGAACTGAATGCGAAAAATCCTATGGCGCTTCCCAGAGTTGAGAAGGTTATTATTAATATTGGCCTAGGCCGAGCGCTAAAAGATGAAAAGTTCCTTGAAGTCGTTATGCGCGACCTCGCTTTGATTACCGGCCAGAAACCAAAGAGCACCTTGGCCAAAAAATCAATTGCTAACTTTAAAACCAGAAAGGGAATGGTTATCGGCGCCATGGTAACGTTAAGGGGACCGAAAATGTATGATTTTATGAGCCGCCTGGTTAATATGGCGTTACCGAGGACTCATGATTTTCGAGGCATAAACGCCAAATCTCTTGATACAAAAGGCAACTTGACAATTGGAGTAAAAGAACATATTGTTTTTCCAGAAATATCCGGAGAAGAGGTGCGCAATATTTTTGGTTTTGAAATAACCATAGCGGTCAAAGCTAAAAATAAAGAAGAAGCCCTGGCTTTATATAAGGCCATCGGATTTCCGATTAAAACGTAA
- the rplV gene encoding 50S ribosomal protein L22 — MQYKFHLNKLRMAPRKTRLIANLIKRMPVTQAEAQLQFQKRRAALPILKLLKSGVASAVHNFNLSPENLYVLNIFVDEGPMLKRFGPRAFGRAGAIHKKTSRITLILEERIMAGAKKRAKIIKEIKSEKEAVKEVSKSRRFGKVGAPTRSAEAPARRAEASEEIKPTRKTESFTRRIFRRKVIG; from the coding sequence ATGCAGTATAAATTTCATCTAAATAAACTAAGAATGGCGCCAAGAAAAACTAGATTGATTGCGAATCTTATTAAAAGAATGCCGGTAACGCAGGCGGAAGCGCAATTGCAGTTTCAAAAAAGAAGGGCGGCCCTGCCAATTTTAAAATTGCTTAAATCGGGCGTGGCTTCAGCCGTCCATAATTTTAATTTATCGCCGGAAAATTTGTATGTTTTAAACATTTTTGTTGATGAGGGGCCGATGCTTAAGAGATTTGGGCCAAGAGCATTCGGCAGAGCTGGCGCCATTCATAAGAAAACTAGTCGAATTACTCTGATTTTGGAAGAAAGAATTATGGCGGGCGCCAAAAAGAGAGCAAAGATTATTAAGGAAATCAAATCGGAAAAGGAGGCGGTAAAAGAAGTGTCGAAATCTCGACGCTTTGGAAAAGTTGGGGCTCCGACCCGCTCCGCCGAAGCTCCAGCGAGGCGAGCCGAAGCATCGGAGGAAATTAAGCCGACTCGGAAAACCGAAAGTTTTACTAGGAGAATATTTAGAAGAAAGGTAATCGGATAA
- a CDS encoding type Z 30S ribosomal protein S14 — MPKKSQIARAIKKPKFSTRIIRRCFRCGRRRGYMRDFGLCRICFRETARKGEIPGLKKSSW, encoded by the coding sequence ATGCCCAAGAAATCACAAATAGCCAGAGCAATTAAAAAACCGAAATTCTCGACGCGCATTATTAGGCGATGTTTTAGGTGCGGCAGGCGGCGCGGCTATATGAGGGACTTTGGCCTTTGCCGGATTTGCTTTAGAGAAACAGCAAGGAAGGGAGAAATTCCCGGACTTAAAAAATCATCATGGTAG
- a CDS encoding 50S ribosomal protein L24 yields MRIKKGDNIIVISGKDKGKQGKVIKVLSKEGKIIVENVNMKKKHQRPKTGGKKGEKIEVPRALSTSSVMLLCKSCGKPTRIGYNLSSDGRKTRICKKCRLET; encoded by the coding sequence ATGCGTATAAAAAAAGGCGATAATATAATAGTGATTAGCGGTAAGGATAAGGGAAAGCAGGGGAAAGTAATAAAAGTCCTATCTAAGGAAGGGAAAATTATTGTTGAGAATGTAAATATGAAGAAAAAACACCAGCGACCTAAAACCGGCGGAAAGAAAGGCGAGAAAATTGAAGTACCTCGCGCTCTTTCAACTTCTTCCGTAATGCTCTTATGCAAAAGTTGCGGCAAACCAACACGCATTGGTTATAACCTTTCTTCTGACGGAAGAAAAACAAGAATTTGTAAAAAGTGCCGTCTTGAAACATGA
- the rplD gene encoding 50S ribosomal protein L4, translated as MSRVKVYNQEGKEIAEIKLNEAIFGLHWNADLVHQAVRVAMANKRQVVASTKDRSEVRGGGRKPWRQKGTGRARHGSTRSPLWKGGGITFGPTIERNFKLKINKKMARKAFLTALSAKARDNEILIFDDLKILSLKTKEMAKIMANFPQIKKGLLVLFEKNDMLKNASRNLLKLEVVNIDNLNIFNVLKHRHLIFTKPAIEYLNKKYDAPK; from the coding sequence ATGTCAAGGGTTAAAGTCTATAATCAAGAAGGAAAAGAAATAGCCGAAATAAAGCTTAATGAAGCCATTTTTGGGTTGCATTGGAACGCCGACTTGGTTCACCAAGCGGTAAGAGTTGCAATGGCTAATAAAAGGCAGGTTGTGGCCTCAACTAAGGATAGGAGCGAAGTTAGGGGCGGCGGACGCAAGCCATGGAGGCAAAAAGGCACCGGTCGGGCTCGTCACGGTTCAACTCGTTCCCCTTTATGGAAGGGCGGTGGCATTACTTTCGGACCGACAATCGAAAGAAACTTCAAATTAAAAATTAACAAGAAAATGGCGCGTAAAGCGTTTTTAACAGCCCTTTCGGCCAAAGCAAGAGACAATGAGATTTTGATTTTTGATGATTTGAAAATTCTATCGTTAAAGACGAAAGAAATGGCAAAGATTATGGCTAATTTCCCGCAAATAAAAAAAGGACTTTTGGTCTTATTTGAGAAAAACGATATGCTTAAAAATGCCAGCCGCAATTTATTAAAACTTGAAGTCGTTAATATAGATAATCTTAATATTTTTAATGTTTTAAAGCATCGGCATCTTATTTTTACAAAGCCCGCCATTGAGTATTTAAATAAAAAATATGACGCTCCTAAATAA
- the rpsJ gene encoding 30S ribosomal protein S10, translated as MAKEKEEIKQRIRIRIKAYDNKIIDSSAKQIVETAQRQGARVLGPIPLPTETKKYTVNSSTFVHKNSRDQYEMRVHKRLIDIFSPTAKTIDALTSLNLPAGVDIEIKM; from the coding sequence ATGGCTAAAGAAAAAGAAGAAATAAAACAAAGAATAAGAATCAGAATCAAGGCCTACGATAACAAAATTATTGATTCTTCGGCAAAACAAATTGTAGAAACGGCTCAGCGCCAAGGCGCTCGGGTTTTGGGGCCGATTCCCTTGCCAACAGAAACAAAAAAATATACCGTAAATTCTTCCACTTTTGTCCATAAGAACAGCCGCGATCAATACGAGATGAGGGTTCATAAAAGACTGATAGATATTTTCAGTCCTACCGCAAAAACTATTGACGCTTTGACCAGCCTTAATCTTCCGGCCGGAGTTGATATAGAAATAAAAATGTAA
- the rpsS gene encoding 30S ribosomal protein S19: MSRSIKKGPWIDPKLLKKMSKVRSGDKTVIKTWSRDSVISPEMLGFTFGVHNGKVHVPVTIIEEMVGHRLGEFSLTRKFVRHGGRVQRELEQKEAAGAATGEPRPGEREAVKASATVK; encoded by the coding sequence ATGAGCAGATCAATTAAAAAAGGTCCCTGGATAGATCCTAAATTGCTCAAGAAAATGAGCAAAGTAAGATCCGGTGATAAGACGGTTATTAAAACATGGTCGCGAGATTCCGTAATTTCGCCAGAAATGCTCGGTTTTACTTTCGGCGTTCATAACGGCAAAGTCCACGTGCCGGTGACTATTATAGAGGAAATGGTTGGCCATCGCTTGGGCGAGTTTTCCTTAACCAGAAAATTTGTCAGACACGGCGGAAGGGTACAGCGGGAGCTTGAACAAAAAGAAGCGGCCGGCGCCGCCACGGGCGAGCCTCGCCCTGGAGAGCGGGAAGCGGTAAAAGCGTCCGCAACAGTTAAGTAA
- the rplN gene encoding 50S ribosomal protein L14 — MIQPRTILKVADNSGAKTIRVFHVVGGTRRRYAQLGDLVVASVQVAEPRKMVKKKDVVKAVIIRQKKAYRRKDGSYIRFDDNAAVIVDGFEPKGGRIFGPVARELRERGYIKLISLASEVL, encoded by the coding sequence ATGATACAACCCAGAACAATTTTAAAAGTAGCAGATAACAGCGGTGCCAAAACAATCCGGGTTTTTCATGTTGTCGGCGGAACGAGAAGAAGATACGCCCAGTTAGGCGATCTTGTGGTGGCTTCGGTCCAGGTAGCTGAACCGCGAAAAATGGTGAAGAAAAAGGATGTTGTAAAGGCAGTAATTATAAGGCAGAAAAAGGCTTATAGAAGAAAAGATGGAAGTTACATCCGCTTTGATGATAACGCCGCAGTTATTGTTGACGGCTTCGAACCAAAGGGCGGACGTATTTTTGGGCCCGTTGCAAGGGAGCTCCGTGAAAGAGGTTATATAAAATTAATTTCTTTAGCGTCCGAAGTGCTATAA
- a CDS encoding 50S ribosomal protein L23, with protein MTLLNKLFKTKDKVKPSVASAPVSAVQLPAKVDPALKLKGGVDVKSKILLPHTTEKALNGQKFNQYVFKVSTAANKIMIANEVKRTYNANVAGVNIINVLRKARRVGKTVGFKKGYKKAIVTLAKGQTIELK; from the coding sequence ATGACGCTCCTAAATAAATTATTCAAAACTAAAGACAAGGTAAAACCCTCCGTCGCCTCGGCGCCTGTTTCAGCCGTTCAACTTCCTGCTAAGGTTGACCCCGCCCTTAAGCTTAAGGGCGGGGTTGATGTAAAATCTAAGATTCTATTGCCCCATACTACGGAGAAAGCTCTAAACGGACAGAAATTTAACCAATACGTTTTTAAAGTTTCAACTGCCGCCAATAAAATTATGATTGCTAATGAAGTTAAAAGAACCTATAACGCCAATGTTGCCGGAGTGAATATTATTAATGTCTTAAGAAAAGCCAGGCGAGTAGGAAAAACAGTCGGCTTTAAAAAGGGTTACAAAAAAGCTATTGTCACTTTAGCGAAAGGACAGACAATAGAACTAAAATAA
- a CDS encoding 50S ribosomal protein L18 — protein MAKQTKQLKREIRHRRVRARIFGTKDRPRLSVFKSNNHFFVQLVDDDNGRTIVSTSDHQVKIKSKNKKTVAFEVGKIIGKKAKEKGISNIVFDRGGYKFHGAIFELAKGVRESGLIF, from the coding sequence ATGGCAAAACAAACAAAACAATTAAAAAGAGAAATAAGGCACAGAAGAGTACGTGCTAGGATTTTCGGTACTAAAGATAGACCTCGCCTTTCCGTTTTTAAGTCTAATAACCATTTCTTTGTTCAACTTGTAGATGACGACAATGGCAGGACGATTGTTTCCACTTCCGATCATCAGGTTAAAATCAAGTCTAAAAACAAAAAAACAGTTGCTTTTGAGGTGGGTAAAATTATTGGAAAAAAGGCCAAAGAAAAAGGAATTAGCAACATTGTTTTTGATCGCGGCGGATATAAGTTCCACGGCGCAATTTTTGAATTAGCTAAAGGCGTAAGAGAATCGGGATTAATATTTTAA
- a CDS encoding uL15 family ribosomal protein, producing MQLHNIKPKNKLKKPRRIARGGKRGGYSGRGIKGQKSRAGAGIRPAIRDVMMRFPKQRGRAKHSFKSIFLKPVVLNLFDIDKKFKDGEIVNPVSLVGKKLVYKISGRFPKIKILGTGEISKRLNFQEVLLSSSARDKVKKAGGTIK from the coding sequence ATGCAACTACACAATATAAAACCAAAAAACAAATTAAAAAAACCCAGAAGAATAGCCAGAGGAGGCAAAAGAGGCGGTTATTCGGGTCGCGGCATTAAGGGCCAGAAATCCAGAGCCGGTGCCGGAATTAGGCCGGCTATTCGCGATGTAATGATGAGGTTTCCAAAACAGCGCGGCCGCGCTAAGCACTCCTTTAAGAGTATATTTCTAAAACCGGTCGTTTTAAATCTATTTGACATTGATAAAAAATTTAAAGACGGAGAAATTGTCAACCCGGTCAGTCTTGTTGGTAAAAAATTAGTTTATAAAATAAGCGGTCGGTTTCCAAAGATTAAGATTTTGGGTACAGGTGAAATTTCTAAAAGATTAAATTTTCAAGAAGTTTTATTGTCGTCATCGGCGCGTGATAAAGTTAAGAAAGCGGGAGGCACCATAAAATGA
- the rplF gene encoding 50S ribosomal protein L6 translates to MSKIGKKIIEIPTDVSVVVEGKVVKAKGRKGELEFTLPREIEASLKDNQLTIVVAVDSKRTPALWGTARAVISNMIFGVHNGFEKKLEIEGVGYKAQMQGKDLILSLGFSHPIVFKAPEGVTISVEKNSIVVSGPSIESVGQTAANIRALKKPEPYKGKGIRYVGEIIRRKAGKKVAGTTA, encoded by the coding sequence ATGTCAAAAATAGGAAAAAAAATAATAGAAATTCCAACCGATGTAAGCGTGGTTGTTGAAGGAAAAGTCGTTAAGGCCAAAGGTCGCAAGGGCGAGTTGGAATTTACTTTACCGCGAGAAATCGAGGCATCTTTAAAAGATAATCAACTTACTATTGTTGTGGCTGTTGATTCCAAAAGAACGCCGGCATTATGGGGAACGGCTAGGGCAGTAATTTCTAATATGATTTTCGGGGTTCATAACGGTTTTGAGAAAAAACTTGAGATTGAAGGCGTGGGTTATAAAGCTCAAATGCAGGGTAAGGATTTGATTTTAAGTTTAGGATTTTCCCACCCTATTGTCTTTAAGGCTCCCGAAGGCGTTACGATAAGCGTTGAGAAAAACAGTATCGTGGTCAGCGGGCCTTCAATTGAATCGGTCGGACAAACCGCTGCCAACATCCGGGCACTTAAAAAGCCCGAACCGTATAAAGGCAAGGGCATTCGTTATGTTGGCGAGATTATAAGGCGCAAGGCCGGAAAGAAAGTTGCCGGCACGACTGCCTAA
- the rplP gene encoding 50S ribosomal protein L16, giving the protein MFTPKKVKHRKWHKGRRRFSGVETRGTLLAFGGYGLKAQGRAWITARQIEAARRAMTRYIERGGKIWIRIFPDKPITRKGAETPMGGGKGGVEYYVVPIKPGRILFEIDGVSKDLAREAMKRAAYKLPIKTKFISKE; this is encoded by the coding sequence ATGTTTACACCAAAAAAAGTAAAACATAGAAAATGGCATAAGGGACGAAGAAGATTTTCCGGCGTTGAAACCCGGGGCACCTTGCTTGCCTTTGGCGGTTATGGCTTAAAAGCGCAGGGTCGCGCTTGGATAACTGCTCGCCAGATTGAAGCCGCGCGCCGGGCGATGACGCGCTATATTGAGAGGGGCGGCAAAATTTGGATTAGGATTTTTCCCGACAAACCGATTACCAGAAAAGGCGCGGAAACGCCGATGGGCGGAGGCAAGGGCGGCGTTGAATATTATGTAGTGCCGATAAAACCGGGACGAATTCTTTTTGAAATAGACGGCGTATCGAAAGACTTGGCGCGGGAAGCAATGAAACGGGCGGCTTATAAATTGCCGATTAAAACCAAATTTATCAGCAAGGAATAA